Proteins encoded together in one Planctopirus ephydatiae window:
- a CDS encoding iron-containing alcohol dehydrogenase, whose protein sequence is MTTRALGSELLEPFDYNPLTRVVYGPGSILQLGKLARDYGASRLVLFTDSGILATGHIDRCLQSLQAAGVATTLFSGVQPNPSSDDVEQGVQVAREAQADFLIAVGGGSSIDCAKGVNFVLTGGGTIHDYWGVGKARGPMLPLIVAPTTAGTGSEAQSYALISDAKTHVKMACGDQRASCKVAILDPELTVSMPRSVTAATGIDALSHAIESHVTTRRNSVSQSFSRRAFRLLSQALPVVLDEPANLPARGAALLGAHWAGAAIENSMLGATHALANPLTATYGITHGVAIGIMLPHVIRYNEPAVASLYAELAAALPSDAKFNRAQGSEDLTAGEVLACYVEQVVRQAGQPTNLLELGVEASRLHELAQAASVQWTGTFNPRPVDATSLEELYRCAFSA, encoded by the coding sequence ATGACAACGCGCGCTCTCGGCAGCGAACTTCTTGAACCCTTTGACTATAACCCACTGACGCGTGTGGTTTATGGGCCGGGGTCAATCCTGCAGCTCGGGAAGCTTGCCAGGGATTATGGTGCTTCGCGTCTGGTTCTTTTTACAGATTCGGGCATTCTCGCCACGGGTCACATCGACCGCTGTCTGCAAAGCCTGCAGGCAGCAGGTGTCGCTACGACACTTTTCAGCGGTGTGCAGCCAAATCCCTCCTCGGACGATGTCGAACAGGGGGTGCAGGTTGCTCGTGAAGCTCAAGCCGATTTTCTGATCGCTGTGGGTGGTGGCAGCAGTATCGACTGTGCCAAAGGGGTCAACTTTGTACTGACTGGTGGTGGCACAATTCATGATTACTGGGGTGTGGGCAAAGCCAGAGGGCCTATGCTCCCTTTGATTGTGGCTCCCACAACCGCCGGGACAGGGAGTGAAGCCCAGTCTTACGCGCTGATCTCAGATGCAAAAACGCATGTAAAAATGGCGTGCGGCGATCAGCGGGCCTCATGCAAAGTGGCCATTCTTGATCCTGAGTTGACTGTCAGCATGCCACGCAGTGTGACGGCTGCCACCGGGATTGACGCTCTCAGTCATGCGATTGAATCGCATGTGACGACACGCCGCAACAGTGTCTCGCAATCCTTCAGTCGTCGGGCATTTCGGCTATTGTCACAGGCGTTACCAGTTGTGCTGGATGAACCAGCCAACCTCCCGGCACGTGGAGCAGCCCTCCTGGGGGCTCACTGGGCGGGAGCTGCGATTGAGAATTCAATGCTGGGTGCGACCCATGCACTCGCCAATCCTTTGACAGCGACTTATGGCATTACGCATGGAGTGGCCATCGGGATCATGTTGCCCCATGTGATTCGATACAACGAGCCAGCAGTCGCCAGCCTGTATGCGGAACTCGCAGCAGCATTGCCGTCTGATGCGAAGTTTAACCGAGCACAGGGTAGTGAAGATTTGACTGCTGGCGAAGTTCTGGCATGCTATGTCGAACAGGTTGTCCGGCAGGCTGGCCAACCGACGAACCTGCTGGAATTGGGAGTTGAAGCCAGTCGTCTGCATGAACTGGCTCAGGCAGCATCAGTCCAATGGACAGGAACATTCAACCCGCGGCCTGTCGATGCAACCAGTCTTGAGGAGCTTTACCGATGTGCATTTTCCGCCTGA
- a CDS encoding outer membrane protein assembly factor BamB family protein, whose amino-acid sequence MSQFAWLNHFLGQRLPTADLKSSSFSNCDFSRSGLKNLGRVALAGSLMISAAIASEPSGTKFNPTAAALKEIATLKVQPKDWPQWGGSTYRNNTPEGKNIPTQWDLESGENILWAAALGSQTYGNPVIANGKVYVGTNNGYGYIKRYPKNVDLGALVCFDEKTGKFLWQHSNPKLPTGRVHDWPLQGVCAAVYAEGDKLWYVSNRGEVVCLDAEGFHDGENDGPYVSEPNSSKDEADIIWRVDMMGQLGVSQHNMCNCSITAVDGVIFVNTSNGVDESHINLPAPNAPSFIALDQATGKVLWTDDSPGANILHGQWSSPCHFVLDGQAQVVFGGGDGWVYSFDPKGDGAGKAKLLWKFDGNPKDSLYLLGGRATRNHIIATPVYYDGYVYVGVGEDPEHGEGQGHLYCIDPKKRGDVSPTLAFDKDGKPLEARRLQNLEPKKGEVEKPNPNSAVVWHYDQIDKNGNKKFDFEETMHRTCGTVAIKDDLLFVADFSGLFHCLDAKKVDAKGKPVVYWVHDMFAASWGSPLIVEGRVYIGDEDGDISIFELSKEMNLIGEINMSNAVYSTPVVAGDVLYIANKSTLFAIKEGAKLEGGFKDTPRNDEVAD is encoded by the coding sequence ATGTCTCAATTTGCGTGGCTGAATCATTTTCTGGGTCAAAGGCTGCCAACGGCAGATCTGAAGTCATCGAGCTTTTCCAATTGTGATTTCTCGAGGTCTGGCCTGAAGAATCTGGGCCGGGTGGCGCTGGCTGGATCATTGATGATTTCTGCTGCGATTGCCTCGGAACCTTCGGGAACCAAGTTCAATCCGACGGCGGCCGCACTCAAGGAAATTGCCACACTGAAAGTGCAGCCCAAGGATTGGCCTCAGTGGGGTGGCAGCACCTATCGTAATAACACACCCGAGGGGAAGAATATTCCCACTCAGTGGGATCTTGAGTCGGGCGAAAACATTCTCTGGGCAGCTGCGCTGGGTTCACAGACTTACGGCAACCCGGTGATTGCCAATGGGAAAGTCTACGTCGGCACAAACAACGGATATGGCTACATCAAGCGATATCCCAAGAATGTCGATCTGGGAGCACTCGTCTGTTTTGATGAGAAAACCGGGAAGTTCCTGTGGCAGCATAGTAATCCCAAATTGCCCACTGGTCGTGTGCACGACTGGCCTCTTCAAGGGGTGTGTGCTGCTGTTTACGCCGAAGGCGATAAGCTGTGGTATGTCTCTAATCGTGGAGAGGTTGTCTGCCTCGATGCCGAAGGCTTCCACGATGGTGAAAACGATGGGCCGTATGTCTCCGAGCCCAACTCGAGCAAAGACGAAGCCGACATCATCTGGCGCGTCGACATGATGGGTCAGCTGGGTGTGTCTCAGCACAACATGTGCAACTGCTCCATCACAGCCGTCGATGGTGTGATCTTCGTGAACACTTCCAATGGTGTAGATGAATCGCACATCAATCTGCCGGCTCCCAATGCACCCAGCTTTATTGCTTTGGATCAGGCGACTGGCAAAGTCCTGTGGACGGATGACAGTCCAGGGGCCAATATTCTGCATGGCCAGTGGTCAAGCCCCTGCCACTTTGTGCTGGATGGTCAGGCCCAGGTGGTCTTTGGCGGTGGTGATGGCTGGGTCTATAGCTTTGATCCTAAAGGTGATGGAGCTGGCAAAGCCAAACTGCTCTGGAAGTTTGACGGCAACCCGAAAGACTCGCTCTATCTGCTGGGTGGCCGGGCCACACGCAACCACATTATTGCGACACCCGTCTACTACGACGGCTACGTGTATGTGGGTGTTGGCGAAGACCCTGAACATGGGGAAGGGCAGGGGCACCTCTACTGTATTGACCCGAAGAAACGGGGGGATGTCAGCCCGACTCTGGCATTCGATAAAGACGGCAAGCCACTCGAAGCACGTCGGCTCCAGAATCTCGAACCGAAGAAAGGCGAAGTTGAAAAGCCGAATCCCAACTCGGCAGTGGTCTGGCACTATGACCAGATCGACAAGAATGGAAACAAAAAATTCGACTTCGAAGAGACGATGCACCGTACTTGCGGCACTGTCGCTATCAAGGATGATCTGCTCTTTGTGGCCGACTTCAGCGGTCTGTTCCATTGCCTCGATGCCAAGAAGGTCGATGCCAAAGGGAAGCCCGTGGTCTACTGGGTTCACGACATGTTTGCCGCTTCGTGGGGTTCGCCACTAATTGTGGAAGGCCGCGTCTATATTGGCGACGAAGATGGTGACATTTCGATTTTTGAACTGTCCAAAGAGATGAATCTCATTGGGGAAATCAATATGTCGAACGCGGTCTACTCGACGCCAGTTGTGGCAGGTGATGTGCTGTACATTGCCAACAAATCGACATTGTTTGCCATTAAGGAAGGTGCCAAGCTCGAGGGTGGCTTCAAAGACACCCCTCGTAACGATGAAGTGGCTGATTAA
- a CDS encoding outer membrane protein assembly factor BamB family protein, with product MSSIDMYRERLRRLVEYVMHDQLRNQLNESPSEGATGLIARHTHKLNTAVHRPRFAWLTRSTWALLFTVAPVLGMAPAISFGQAETPAASEKEAAPVNDAKVNPNRQVAISPLGVIHAGDWPHWRGPEMNGISRAKNLPVTWSPDGENVLWKNDELAGRSTPIVMNGKLYTLVRHKPATPEEAEKVICVDAATGKKVWENVFNVFESDVPDTRVGWSSVVGDPHTGKVFALGVCGLLQAIDAETGKTLWQRSMSEEYGMLTTYGGRTNFPIVFEHLVIIGGVLINWGENAQPAHRLMAFDQRNGELVWLVSTKLRPEDTTYSTPTFAVIDGEVQLVLGAGDGSMYGFQPRTGKQLWNYDVSPRGINTSPIVIGSTVICGHSDENLDDTKMGALFAIDATKRGNLTKAGELWRNKEQYIGKCAPVVVGDRIYAIDDGGIFFVVDLKTGKLIGKQKIGTMARASAVYGDGKIYAVDATGRWFTFEPDEAKGLKKVHSMRLDAEVNASPIIADGRLYVTTDTTMYCIGSANPEVTYEAIPPVAQEAPVGAEDQPAAATIVPAEAVMKPGQKLAFQVLLYNSKGQYLRPATEKEIAYTITGTGKIDPDGEFSLATDTANTASIVTAKIGEISTTARIRVIPDLPLEFAFSDGVVPITGIGMRYRHIGLDYDLWKKLYSENLLAAKCYVYLTTQFSNLGRDQLKIDDSTPVQPRTTFFRYLGLLEELTTQELAQAKLNPALELLQKEGVLASFKWVGIPETGATLVVAKGPRKVEGNGVLCKITTIPKGTRSQGWIGRPDMANYTIQADVASAPLEVSANADPNARMPDIGVMNQRYRIELMGASQQVKVYSWYPHDQKVHTVPYAWKPDTWYTMKMAVDAIEHNGQPASKVRGKVWLKDQPEPEAWTIEWIDQPANFHGSPGLFGNAKDTEIFFDNVKVTPRS from the coding sequence ATGAGCAGCATTGATATGTATCGTGAAAGGTTGAGGCGACTGGTGGAGTATGTCATGCACGACCAGTTGCGAAATCAACTCAATGAATCACCGTCAGAAGGGGCAACCGGATTGATCGCACGACACACCCACAAGCTCAACACAGCGGTTCATCGACCGCGATTCGCATGGTTGACCCGCTCGACATGGGCCTTGCTGTTTACGGTGGCGCCAGTTCTGGGGATGGCCCCGGCAATCTCTTTTGGACAAGCGGAAACACCAGCTGCATCCGAAAAGGAAGCGGCCCCAGTTAATGATGCTAAGGTCAACCCGAATCGGCAGGTTGCAATCAGCCCATTGGGAGTGATTCATGCCGGTGACTGGCCTCATTGGCGCGGGCCGGAGATGAACGGCATTTCCCGGGCGAAGAATCTGCCAGTCACATGGTCTCCTGATGGGGAAAATGTGCTCTGGAAGAACGACGAACTGGCCGGGCGATCGACTCCGATTGTGATGAATGGCAAGCTCTACACGCTCGTAAGGCACAAACCTGCCACTCCTGAGGAAGCGGAAAAAGTCATTTGTGTCGATGCAGCCACAGGTAAGAAAGTCTGGGAAAACGTCTTCAACGTGTTTGAATCCGATGTTCCCGATACACGCGTGGGCTGGTCGAGTGTGGTGGGCGACCCTCACACCGGAAAAGTGTTTGCCCTGGGTGTTTGCGGGCTGCTACAGGCCATCGATGCAGAGACCGGAAAGACTCTCTGGCAGCGATCGATGAGTGAAGAGTACGGCATGCTTACCACTTACGGTGGCCGTACCAACTTTCCGATTGTGTTCGAGCATCTCGTGATTATTGGAGGTGTGCTGATCAACTGGGGCGAAAATGCCCAGCCTGCCCATCGCCTGATGGCCTTTGATCAACGTAATGGTGAACTCGTCTGGCTGGTTTCGACCAAGCTCCGTCCGGAAGACACGACTTACAGCACTCCCACATTTGCTGTGATTGATGGTGAAGTGCAACTTGTGCTGGGGGCTGGTGATGGAAGCATGTACGGCTTCCAGCCACGCACGGGGAAGCAACTCTGGAACTATGATGTCTCGCCACGAGGTATTAACACGTCGCCCATAGTGATTGGCAGCACTGTGATCTGCGGGCATAGTGACGAAAATCTCGACGACACAAAAATGGGTGCCTTGTTTGCCATCGATGCGACCAAGCGTGGCAATCTGACCAAAGCCGGAGAGCTCTGGAGGAATAAGGAGCAGTACATTGGCAAGTGTGCTCCGGTCGTTGTCGGTGATCGTATCTATGCGATTGACGATGGCGGGATCTTCTTCGTGGTCGATCTGAAGACTGGCAAACTGATTGGCAAACAGAAAATCGGCACGATGGCCCGGGCCAGTGCTGTTTATGGTGATGGCAAGATTTACGCAGTTGATGCCACCGGCCGCTGGTTCACTTTTGAACCTGATGAAGCCAAGGGGCTGAAGAAAGTTCATTCGATGCGGCTGGATGCCGAAGTGAATGCTTCACCAATCATTGCCGATGGCCGGTTGTACGTCACGACCGATACCACGATGTATTGCATTGGCAGTGCCAACCCTGAAGTGACTTACGAGGCCATTCCACCCGTTGCTCAGGAAGCACCTGTGGGTGCCGAGGATCAACCCGCTGCGGCGACAATAGTCCCAGCCGAAGCCGTGATGAAGCCCGGGCAGAAGCTCGCGTTTCAAGTCTTGCTTTACAACAGCAAAGGTCAGTACCTGCGGCCAGCAACTGAGAAAGAGATTGCCTACACGATCACCGGGACTGGCAAGATTGATCCTGATGGTGAATTCAGCCTCGCAACTGATACCGCCAATACTGCATCCATAGTGACAGCTAAAATCGGGGAGATCTCGACCACCGCCCGGATCCGGGTGATTCCCGATCTGCCGCTGGAATTTGCTTTCTCCGATGGTGTAGTGCCCATCACCGGGATTGGGATGCGTTATCGGCACATTGGTCTGGATTACGATCTCTGGAAAAAACTCTACAGCGAGAATCTCCTGGCTGCTAAATGCTACGTGTATCTCACAACGCAGTTCAGCAATCTGGGGCGAGATCAACTCAAGATCGATGACAGCACTCCCGTTCAGCCGCGGACGACTTTCTTTCGTTATCTGGGTCTGCTGGAAGAGTTGACGACGCAGGAGTTGGCTCAGGCCAAGCTGAATCCCGCTCTGGAATTGCTGCAGAAGGAAGGGGTTCTCGCCAGCTTCAAGTGGGTGGGGATTCCCGAGACCGGGGCCACACTGGTGGTTGCCAAGGGCCCGAGGAAAGTCGAAGGGAATGGCGTGCTGTGCAAGATCACGACAATTCCTAAGGGGACACGCAGCCAGGGGTGGATTGGTCGGCCCGATATGGCCAACTACACGATTCAGGCCGATGTTGCTTCGGCTCCGCTCGAAGTTTCGGCGAATGCTGACCCGAATGCCCGCATGCCGGACATCGGGGTGATGAATCAGCGTTATCGCATCGAACTGATGGGAGCCAGCCAACAGGTGAAGGTGTACTCGTGGTATCCCCACGATCAGAAGGTGCACACGGTTCCCTATGCATGGAAACCGGATACCTGGTACACGATGAAAATGGCGGTCGATGCCATTGAGCACAATGGTCAGCCTGCATCGAAAGTGCGCGGAAAGGTCTGGTTGAAAGATCAGCCCGAGCCTGAAGCGTGGACAATTGAATGGATTGATCAACCCGCCAATTTCCATGGCAGCCCTGGGTTGTTCGGGAATGCCAAAGATACGGAAATCTTCTTTGATAATGTGAAGGTCACGCCGCGAAGTTAA
- a CDS encoding FHA domain-containing protein, producing MNSMLTSLLAQPQVEPIRVSRIILNFGTREVAIEEDEFVIGRAEFCDLVIPDLAVADFAARIRLDGGAAWIEATEFSSVVMIDGRPYRRRALRDGDRLQFGGQVCSVTLQTNREPATQVENAAVSRELLEQEIRELFELMNWKTIGETSSTQRLEDSPRSLPPQGVQALLRAALSSQRGQEADSGELPIETHLAAGIDEVRHSESDLHDLRVDLDERTRAAQRELEARIESLLNHLGESAAALRASA from the coding sequence ATGAATTCCATGCTCACCAGCCTGCTGGCTCAGCCCCAGGTTGAACCGATCCGGGTTTCTCGCATTATCCTGAATTTTGGCACTCGTGAAGTTGCCATTGAAGAGGATGAGTTTGTGATTGGCAGAGCCGAGTTCTGCGATCTGGTGATACCCGATCTAGCAGTGGCTGATTTTGCTGCCAGGATTCGTCTGGATGGTGGGGCTGCTTGGATTGAAGCGACGGAGTTCTCTTCCGTCGTGATGATTGATGGTCGCCCTTATCGTCGACGAGCCTTGAGAGACGGCGATCGGTTGCAGTTCGGTGGCCAGGTCTGTTCAGTCACGTTGCAGACCAATCGTGAACCAGCGACGCAAGTTGAAAACGCGGCTGTTTCTCGAGAGTTGCTTGAACAGGAAATCCGCGAGCTGTTTGAACTGATGAACTGGAAAACCATCGGCGAGACTTCATCAACACAGCGTCTGGAAGATTCCCCACGTTCCTTGCCCCCGCAAGGTGTACAGGCCCTCTTGCGTGCGGCACTCTCTTCCCAGCGTGGGCAAGAGGCAGATTCAGGCGAACTGCCAATTGAGACTCATCTGGCAGCGGGGATCGATGAAGTCAGACATTCAGAATCTGATCTGCACGATCTTCGAGTTGATCTCGATGAGCGAACACGCGCTGCCCAGCGAGAACTGGAAGCCAGGATTGAAAGCTTGCTCAATCATCTGGGGGAAAGTGCTGCAGCACTCAGGGCTTCAGCGTAA
- a CDS encoding MBL fold metallo-hydrolase, with translation MLARRELFPNILEMNYQFRQRMGCSVYVVHDAGEWALIDIGFEDSTDEIIDAIRQMDFALSQCRYLICTHADVDHIQGMKRAKELMPHARLVAHPHARLLMEKADRIETYAEISAQGISIDLSPIPVDESIDEGDLLTVGNLKLKVWSTPGHANGQLAFEMGPYLFSGDNIYRDGGVGNIDAHHGSDLVEFIKSLERIRDSKIEWLLPSHGPVFRKQPAHIQKTIDRLKSYLNLADFGTCATGWPLLQEWEEELIHGFDPTKA, from the coding sequence ATGCTGGCTCGAAGAGAACTTTTCCCGAATATCCTCGAAATGAACTACCAGTTCCGACAGCGTATGGGCTGCTCGGTCTATGTCGTTCACGATGCCGGCGAATGGGCTTTGATTGATATTGGTTTTGAAGACAGCACTGACGAAATCATTGATGCCATCCGGCAGATGGATTTTGCCCTGTCTCAATGCCGCTATTTGATCTGCACCCATGCGGATGTCGATCACATCCAGGGAATGAAGCGGGCGAAAGAACTTATGCCTCACGCCCGGCTGGTGGCTCATCCCCATGCCAGACTGCTGATGGAAAAAGCTGATCGAATCGAAACATATGCCGAAATCAGCGCCCAGGGAATTTCCATCGATTTGAGCCCCATCCCTGTGGATGAATCGATCGATGAAGGGGATCTCCTCACGGTGGGGAACTTGAAGCTAAAGGTCTGGAGTACCCCAGGCCACGCCAATGGCCAGCTCGCTTTTGAAATGGGCCCTTATCTCTTTTCAGGCGACAACATTTACCGCGACGGTGGTGTCGGCAATATCGATGCCCACCATGGTTCCGACCTTGTGGAATTCATCAAATCGCTCGAACGCATTCGCGATTCGAAGATCGAATGGCTCCTCCCCAGCCACGGCCCGGTCTTCAGAAAGCAGCCAGCCCACATTCAGAAGACGATTGACCGCCTGAAATCTTACCTCAACCTCGCCGACTTCGGCACCTGCGCCACAGGCTGGCCACTCCTCCAGGAGTGGGAAGAAGAACTCATCCACGGCTTCGACCCGACAAAAGCATAG
- a CDS encoding DUF1501 domain-containing protein: protein MSLQNMVYEQLRQQMVRRYFFQRSAAGLGGAALASLLNPQLFSGMPALAANPDTSGAVPPDLSSLGALPGLHHAPKAKRVIWLFMADGPSQLDLFDYKPKMVDWFDKDLPESIRNGQRITTMTSGQSRFPIAPSVFKFNQYGQNGTYISELLPHIAGVVDDLTIVKTMYTEAINHDPAITFIQTGSELPGRPSLGAWLSYGIGSPNQDLPAFVVLHSKIAAGAQTQALFSRLWGSGFLPTKHQGVALRSSGDPVLYLSNPKGVSSQSRRTMLDGLAELNQQHLQEMGDPEIAARIAQYEMAFRMQTSVPDLVDLKDESKETLEMYGPEVNEPGTFAYNCLLARRLAERGVRFTQIFLRGWDHHGGLPGQIRQLVKSADQPCAALIKDLKQRGMLDDTLVVWGGEFGRTIYSQGTLTKENYGRDHHPRCFTMWFAGGGMKPGTVYGETDDFSYNIVSENQKMHIHDLNATILHLLGINHERLTYRSQGRDFRLTDVEGNVIREILA, encoded by the coding sequence ATGTCGCTTCAGAACATGGTTTATGAACAGCTTCGGCAGCAGATGGTTCGTCGGTACTTTTTCCAGCGATCGGCTGCCGGGCTCGGTGGAGCGGCTTTGGCTTCGCTGCTGAATCCGCAGTTGTTTTCCGGGATGCCGGCACTGGCTGCGAATCCGGACACAAGCGGTGCAGTGCCGCCTGATCTTTCATCGCTGGGGGCATTGCCAGGGCTGCATCATGCGCCAAAGGCCAAGCGGGTGATCTGGCTCTTTATGGCCGATGGCCCTTCTCAACTCGACTTGTTCGACTACAAGCCCAAGATGGTCGACTGGTTTGATAAAGATCTTCCCGAGTCTATTCGTAACGGTCAGCGCATTACGACGATGACCTCGGGACAATCGCGGTTTCCAATTGCGCCTTCGGTATTTAAGTTCAATCAGTATGGGCAGAACGGAACCTATATCAGCGAGTTGCTCCCTCATATTGCTGGTGTTGTTGACGATTTAACGATTGTCAAAACGATGTACACCGAAGCGATCAATCATGATCCCGCGATTACATTTATTCAGACTGGAAGCGAACTTCCCGGGCGACCGAGTCTGGGGGCATGGCTCTCTTATGGAATTGGAAGTCCCAATCAGGATTTACCGGCATTCGTCGTGCTGCACTCGAAGATTGCTGCCGGTGCACAGACACAGGCCCTCTTCTCACGGTTATGGGGTTCCGGGTTTTTGCCCACGAAACATCAGGGAGTCGCCTTGCGTTCGAGTGGTGACCCGGTGCTCTATCTATCCAATCCAAAAGGGGTCAGTTCGCAATCTCGACGCACGATGCTCGATGGATTGGCGGAACTCAATCAGCAGCATCTGCAGGAAATGGGTGATCCCGAAATTGCAGCCCGCATTGCCCAGTACGAGATGGCCTTCCGCATGCAGACCTCTGTGCCGGATCTTGTCGATTTAAAGGATGAATCGAAAGAAACGCTCGAGATGTATGGGCCCGAGGTGAATGAACCCGGCACCTTTGCCTATAACTGCCTGCTGGCACGTCGGCTGGCTGAGCGTGGTGTGCGATTTACGCAGATCTTCCTGCGGGGCTGGGATCATCATGGGGGATTGCCGGGGCAGATCCGTCAGCTGGTGAAATCGGCGGATCAACCCTGTGCGGCCTTGATTAAAGATCTGAAACAGCGGGGAATGCTGGATGATACGCTGGTGGTGTGGGGTGGCGAATTTGGCCGCACGATCTACAGCCAGGGGACGTTGACGAAAGAAAACTATGGTCGCGATCATCATCCGCGCTGCTTTACGATGTGGTTCGCCGGTGGCGGCATGAAGCCCGGCACCGTCTACGGCGAGACCGACGACTTCAGCTATAACATCGTGAGTGAGAATCAGAAGATGCATATCCATGATCTCAACGCCACGATTCTGCACTTGTTGGGCATCAACCACGAGCGGCTCACCTATCGCTCACAAGGCCGCGACTTCCGGCTGACAGACGTGGAAGGAAATGTGATCCGCGAGATTCTGGCGTGA
- a CDS encoding nucleotidyltransferase family protein, with translation MNLALKPFNFGGVMDAIDGIQRRLERFTSALENAGVPYAIVGGNAVAHWVSRIQPAAVRFTKDVDILLRKEDLIAAGEAVKTAGFIYPHAATIDFFLDGSDSSFEEAVHVVRANEKVRKEYLLPAPDVTLSVSTGAYKVLDLDGLIQMKLTSFRKRDQVHIEDMIQIGLIDTSWIERVAPELKSRLAQIFDEMEPELRP, from the coding sequence ATGAATTTAGCACTTAAGCCGTTTAATTTTGGAGGTGTCATGGATGCGATTGATGGGATTCAGCGTCGGCTGGAGCGGTTTACATCGGCATTGGAAAATGCGGGTGTGCCCTATGCAATCGTTGGGGGAAACGCAGTCGCCCATTGGGTTTCGCGAATTCAGCCGGCCGCCGTCCGGTTTACGAAAGATGTCGATATCCTGTTAAGAAAAGAAGATCTGATAGCGGCTGGTGAGGCAGTGAAAACAGCCGGATTTATTTATCCACATGCCGCGACCATTGATTTTTTTCTTGATGGATCAGACTCCAGTTTTGAAGAAGCTGTCCATGTGGTTCGGGCCAACGAGAAGGTGCGAAAAGAATACTTGTTACCTGCTCCTGATGTGACGCTCAGTGTCTCAACGGGAGCTTACAAGGTGCTGGACCTGGACGGTTTGATTCAGATGAAGTTGACTTCGTTTCGTAAGCGGGACCAGGTTCATATCGAAGATATGATTCAAATTGGATTGATTGATACTTCGTGGATCGAGCGAGTTGCCCCTGAATTGAAATCTCGACTCGCGCAGATCTTCGATGAAATGGAACCCGAGTTACGCCCCTGA